The Ursus arctos isolate Adak ecotype North America unplaced genomic scaffold, UrsArc2.0 scaffold_18, whole genome shotgun sequence genomic sequence TGTCTATTGCTCTATAAAGGGACCACGTCTTACTCTGTTCCATACAGCGCACAGCACTGTGCAGCATTCATGATACCACCACTACTAGTTTCGAATTGTTCCATTGTGCTCCCATTTATACAGTACTTATCTATAGTAACTAATTCGTGTAAAATCAAGTGGTTAGgtgtaaaatatgaagaaatagacTGGGAAAGGTTTGCAGCCCACCCAAGGTCATAGGGAAGGAAATGCTTCCCAGTTTTTGTCCTGCTGAGCTACGGAGTCTCAGGAAGTGCTCCGGAGTTTCCATGTCTTGGACAGTCACAGGGTACTGTAACATACAAAAGACATTGAGAAGTCCTGGAACAAAGAAACGTGTCAAATGCTAGCCCCCAAAGTCTTCAAATATATTTAGCCTCTGACTGTCTGTCTATTTCTCTATCacctttcttttttcagaatgtGAGTTACTATCTCACCAAATACTAGCTTTTCTAGTGGGAATTCCTAGAAGTGATGAGTATAAAATTCAAGCTCTATACGCCTTTTGCAGTTAACTTACTAGCATGTTTCATAATGTGAAGTGCATTGAGAAAAAatagcctcaattttctcatagCTAAAAAGAAATTTAGTGTATCAGAATAGATTGTTCCCAGCCAAAAGCTCTCTATGTGGAGAACttgtctttgtctcttcttaGTACTTTGGGCAAACTGAATCTAATAAAAAAGTCCAAAATGAACATTTCCACTTCCTCCTTGTTCCTGTGACTCTCCTAGGGAATCCAAGAGGGATGGCCACGGTGCTGGGAGCGCCCTCTCTCCTCCGGGTACTGACTGTGTAGCTTAGACATAGCACAGGCCATTCAGCGTGCTGTCATGGTTCTTCTCTCCTCAGGTCTAGCATGTGTTCAGAATGTCTTTGTGTATTCAATTAGAGATTTATTGTCCGGGATCTGTCGAAACTCTCAGGTATATGACTAAAACTCAGAAGATATATTCTGAAAGTTAAACATTCCCTGAAAATGGACTGAAGGGCAAGAGAGCATTCTGGATAACTTCACTTGTGCAGCTATAATGATCAAAAGTCCCTTTTCCCATACGCTGAGAACCACAGAGGAGCCCTCCATCAGTGGGTGAAACATTTCTGAGGCACCAGGTTCCTCACAGCAGCCTTCACATCCTTGTTCCTGAGGctgtagatgatggggttgagcATGGGGGTCACCACCCCATAGAAGAGGGGGATGAGCTTGTCTGATAGGTCTTCTTTGTCTGCCCCCAGGGCATCCTTAGACTTGGGCTTCCCATACATGAAAAATAAGGTCCCATAGAAGATGACCACCACAGTGAAGTGAgcagagcaggtggagaaggcctttctcctcccctcagcTGAGGGGATCCTCAGGATGGTGGCAATGATGAACACATAAGAGACAGAGATGAACAGAACTGGGACCCCCAGGAAGATCACattggtcacccccatgctgatgACATTGATGGTGATGTCAGTACAGGCCAACTTTAGGAGCGCCAGGATCTCACAGGTGAAGTGGTTGATGACATTGTCCCCACAGAAAGGCAGCTGAATTGTCAAGGATGTGTGTACCACAGAAGCAGTCCCACCAATAGCCCAGGAGCTGACAGCCATGGGCACGTAGGCAGCCTTGCTCATGACCACAGGGTACCTCAGGgggttacagatggccacatagcgatcaaATGCCATCATGCTCAGGAGCACACACTCTGTCCCTGCCATGGCAAAGGAGAGAAACATCTGTACGGCACAGGCGGAGAAggagatggttttcctgggggtCAGGAAGCTGTCAAGAATGAGGGGGACTGAGGAGGTTGTGTAGCAGATGTCCAGGAAGGAGAGGTTccccaggaagaagtacatgggcgtgtGCAGGCGGGAGTCAAGAATGGTCACCAGGATGAGGACGCCGTTGCCCAGCAGGATCACCAGGTACATCAGGAGGATGAGCACAAAGAATATTTTCTCCAGCCTCGGGTAGGCTGAGAGTCCCAGGAGAATGAACCCTGCCATAGGGGAGGACCAATTGGCTTTTTCCATGTGCTATCCCTTCTATTATCAGCAAAGTACAAAAGCAGGACAGGAGGCTTTCTTGAGAAGAGTCTCAGCCATCTGGTATACCATCACTCCGAGCTACATAATAGGAGAGCATATGTGTATAAGAGATAAGTGACTGAAAGAGGCAATAGGTGGGAGTGTGCTTAGCTGTTCAATGAGAGAAGGTCAGGGCTGCAACAGAGCTTACAAATATTAGgtccagagagaggaagtgacctGTCCAAGTCTTCTGAGCAAGGTGGTGAGAGAGCCCAGGAGAGGTAATCTCTAGTGAAGGAGGGCTTTTCCTCTGCTTTATGATGAGCATGGGAAAATGCTGTAAATTATTGCTTTTTGATGCAAATGCATAGAAATTTCACTTACTCTGGGCTTTCTTAGATTCTCAGAGAGGAGAATCCCCAAGCTGGTCCTTGAAACTACCAACGTTTCAAGGCTCTTTAGACTTTGAGTACATTTGGAAGGTACCTGTTTAAAAGTGTTAATCCACATGCAGGCAGCATAGCCTAGGTAAACGTTCAACGTATGAGGGACACGTCCTTAGTCTGCCCACCCTCAGCAGCACAGACCTGACTGTTGTCAGAATTGGGATCTGCCTGTTTTCATACATATTAAACGCAATGTGTGAGGGAGGTTCCCCTGTGGGGAAGAACGTTATGAGTCCACAGAAGGAGTTATTGGAGTGAGTGGACCCACACTGTGGATGACAGCCACGCAGCTTACTGACCAGTTAACTCAATTCTTAATAACCAGGCTGACTCTAGTTATCAGATAGTAGGATACATGGCATTAACATTTAATTGCAGCTCATTAGAATATTGGTGAAATCATAGCCAGGGGTGAATAaggaatgttttttctttgtcctcttatgtttatcttttattttgcatAATAACCGGCTCTCTGGCTCCATTATTGTGTGCCACACAAGCAGCTAGCTTACGGGAGACTTACATGCCTTTGTGGAGAGGATTTCCAGTCCATCAGCTACAGTTGCCCAGACTCTACATTCAGAATTCTCATTTGTTACACATCTGTAGCTCTTTCTTCATTGCAgtggtgtgtgtacatgcatgtgtgctcgtgcatgtgtgtgtgtgtgtgtgtgtgtgtgtgtgtgtgtgtgtaggagtgcGTGGAGGGTAGAGGATGAATGGTTGGTATTAAGGAGCATCTATTCTGTGCCATTTTCTTTGAAACACCCCACGGAGAAAATATCATCATTCAAGTTTTACAGATAAAAGTAACCAAAGCTCAGTGGAGCCAAAGATTTGGTTCTTAAGATTGAATGACAGAGCTGGGGTTGATCACAGGCCCCAAATCTGAGATCTTTCCACCCAATGGCTGCCTCATTTTCCTGCACAGATGTTGAAGAGAGTCTGTCTCCAGTACCAGCTCTGCGTGTTCTCTGATCTGTCTCATCGTGCAGCGCGCTCTTGCTTCCGTCATGTTCAGAGTTTATGTCAGGTACCTTGTCAGGCAGAGTAACTCCTGCTCTAAATTGAACCCAGACTCTGTCAGCCTTGGCACCAGTGAGCTTGGGGctggagaattctttgttgtgCGGGGCTGCCCTGTGCATCATAGGATGTTTAGCAccatccctccctctgcccacctgctgCCAGTAGCACTTGCTCCTTGAGTTGTaaccaccaaaaatgtctccagacattgccaaatgtttctGGGAGGAGAAGGGTGTACAGGTTATGCCCTGCAGAGAAGCATTGATCTAAGCCAGGAGAGGTCTCTTCCTAATGCCACCATGGGTTTCATTGTATTTTCTGTGCGAGCCTATGACCCTTCCCTTATCCCTGAATTCAGCTCATGAGGGTGTTCCCATCTGCTCAGTGCAGGTCCACTCTGGTTGCCCCACCATGAAATTCTGCCCCAACTTATCTCCCATTCCTCCCAGtggctctcccagcccctcccttgtCCCAGAAAAGGCGAAGTAAGCATTGCAGTCAGTGCCACAAGCAGGATTCAATAGTGACAAAGATATGCTATGAACGGAGAGGCCAAGGAGAGTGGCTTCTGTTAGACaagccatccttttttttttttttttaaagattttatttatttgtcagagatagagacagccagcgagagagggaacacaagcagggggagtgggagaggaagaagcaggctcccagcggaggagcccgatgtgggactcgatcccggtacgccgggatcacgccctgagccgaaggcagacgctttaacgactgcgctacccaggcgcccctagacaagCCATCCTGTCCACTCCCGTGAGACAGAGCTGTGCACACAGAAGCTTCTTCCCCTGAACAATGGGCTGTTGGCATGAGTGATGCCCAGGATTTGCCCCACGTGAGAGTTGCAGCCTTGGAAGTCCTTAGTGCCCGCCATGTAAAAGTTGCTGAATGAAAGCTGGTTCAATGGGAATGAACTGAATGGCTAGGAAGATCTtgcccactgagcccagagctgtGGGACCTGCCCCTGCCCGTGACATGGATATTCTGTGTAGTCCGAGCAAgtccccaggcctcagtttccccatgtgcatCATGAAAGGCTGAACAGGTGCTTCCCAGGGCATCCCAGCTCTGTGGTGGACTGCCCAGCACTGTCCTCACCAGGCCGGGAGCAGTCTTGCGTGAAGGAGacagccccctcctctctctgtgtgtgtgtgtgtgtgtgtgtgtgtgtgtgtgtgaaggggcgACCTGAATGGTTGGTTTCCCATCAAGATATGGTCAGCAGGAAATAGTGCTGTGTCAGGTCTTGGAGGAGACTTGGGATGGAAGGAAACAAGGAGCTCTGGCACCTACAGCCCCAGGTGGACAGGAGTCAGTCTGTGAGAGtgggaaagaagggaaattttTACCTTTGTGGCTGCATCCTGCAGATGTGATTCCTCGGCTTGTCTAGGGATAGGGCCTTGCTTATGGCGTGATCACTACTTATCTCTGGAGCCAGCAGGCAGCTAAGAAAAGGAATGTAGTTCAGAGCCCCATGCATCATACAGCCTCTCTGGAGAGCAGTCTGCGTAGAAAAACATAAACTGGAAAAACCCATATAATTCAGCACTTCTACCTCTGGGGAAAAGTTCTAAAGGCACAATAAGAGTGGAGGGCCAGTATCTCTCAATAAAGGCATTCATCACAACCATATTTGTGAATGAATATAGGAAACATAACCGTTTACCAGTAAATGCCTAATGCTGTcatttcatataatggaatattaaacattaaagttacatttataatttttacaatAGTACATCAATAGACTTCAATGATAAAAGAGAATGCAAAATTGTACACACTGTTGTGATCTCTATTAGGTAAACAGTATGTGTGGATAAAAGTGACAGAAGAAATTATAGCAAAGTCAATTGGGGAAGGGATTCCTCTGTCTGCCTCTTCAatattatcaaatttttaaaaacatttcatttgtttattttcagagagagcaGGCATAGGAGTgggaggagtggaggggcagatggaaagggagagaacctcaggcagactccttactcagagcctgactggggctcgatctcacaaccctgagatcatgacctcagctgatattaagagtaggatgcttaaccaacggagccacccagatgccctaatATTATGAAATTTTCAATACAAAGGGCAGAATTACTTTGTATTCAGGGAAAAACATTCTCAGTACAATAACCGCCCCCACTCACATTTTGCTTTCCAAAGCTTCAGTTCCTGCCCTGCCATCACCTCCAACTGTGGTTTGGAGAAGAAGatggcctttctctctctctctctttctttcttttttagattttatttatttatttgagagagagggagagcatgatatgggggagggtcagaggaagaagtagattccctgttgagcagggagcccaatgtgggacttggtcctgggactccgggattatgacctgagccaaaagcagatgcttaacagactgagccacccaggggcccaaagATGGCATTTCTGACATATGGTCACAAAGTCAAGAGTAGCCTAATGCTGCATCTCAATACCTAGTCACTCACCTCAGTGCAGCTCATCGTGTGGACATTTTGCATCTTGCACCGTCACAGGAAGATGGGGGAGTCCACTACAATAAGATACCTCGAGGGAGAGAAGAAAGTCGCATAACTTTGTATGCTATGTTGTACCTCTCACTGTGtcagatttataaattaaactttatcgtaGGTACATGTGTATAGGAAGAAACAGGATACAAAGAGTccagtactatctgtggtttcaggcaacCACTGGGGTCTTGGGGAGTATCCCCTGTGAataagggggagaaagaaagtgaggaaaacaGAACTAGCCACGGATTGGGAATCACAAACAGAGATGGGACCCAGCTTGTCTGTCTGCTCACCCTCTGACCCTGAGGAAGGCTCAATCTCTGGGAAATTTCAGCAAGTTGGGGGTGGAAATCGGctgccttcctcccagggctctgggctcctcCCAGGGAAGAGCAGTGTCAGGGCAGGGGCTTGGTCACTGGTGAGCTCCATAGAGCAGGAGGGACTGCCTGGGCTTAGCCTCAGCTGTTCCTCCTGCTCCAGCATCAGCTGCTCACAGTCGGTTGCAGCTGGAAGGTGCTTGGAGCAGAGGCAGGGTGAGGAGGAAAGTCCATCTTTGGAAATGCTCTGCAGAAGTCATGGCCAccacccctgtccccaccacAGCGTAGCCCTCCCCACCTGCATCCTGCTTGCGGCCTCTTCTCTGAGTCTCCTGATCCCAGACACATTTCTCAGCTCCTCACTGTGCCCTGGGCCAGACCCTGGATGCCAGACAAGGACCCCAGACACTCCCCTGCTGGACTTCCTTTACCTCTGAgaccctctttctccttcttccccaaaaGTTGTCTCCCTGTGGCAACGTTAGATTCTGGTGGGGTTTCTCTCACATCCTTCCTCCTAGACGTGCAGGTTGAGTGGGTGCCTCAGCCACAGAGTCTTCATGGAGAGGACCTGTCACCCTGGTCTGAGGCCCAGAAATCCCAAGGGTACATTTTCCCCAGCAGTGAGAGGAGTCCTCTAGCAGCAGCTGTGAACTCCTACAGGGACCCTGATAGTCCCAGAAGCAATTTAAAGTTTGGAATGTCAAATGTGCACAGGGTATGGGCCCTAGGCATACCTGTGGCCTCCAGGGACCATCTCCCTGTCCCAATTAGAAGTAACGAGTGGGACACGGTCAagtggagatggagaagagtGTATAGCAGATGGCGGCTTCCTCCTGAGCTTTCCCCGGGCTCCCAGAGAAGCCAGTGCTCAATTCAGGGCCAGAGTATGTTGTCCGCTCGCTGAGTCCTAGACATCCAGAATGGGGAGGCAGGACGAATGTCTAACAACAGCAACATTAGGATTGGCTCCATTCAGTGAGGCGCTCccatgtgccagtcactgtgccaAACACTTCACAAACATTCATTTAAACATTTCTCCACTCGCGAGCACaggttatttcttgtcattttggtTCTTGGCTTTCTGactgtgtgaagtggtatctcactgtgggtttgatctgcatttccctgatgctagtgatgttgagcatcctctcatgtgtctgttagccatctgcaggtcatctttggagaaacgtctattcatgtcctctgcccatttttaatcaaatcatttgttttcttggtgttgagttctgcattctttatatattttggatagtatcccaatatgttgtttgcaaatatcttcttctcccattctgtaggttgccttttcgtttagcttatggtttccttcactgtgcaaaagctttttagctCAGCGAAGTCCTAgagtttttgttgcctttgttttgtttgtctgaggAAACATATCCTGAAATATGTTGTTGAGGCTGATGTGCAAGAGAttgttgcctatgttttcttttaggagttttatggtcaGGTCTTACCTTTATGTCTTTAATctacttttatttcatatttgtttatgatataagaaagtagtccagtttttattattttgcatgtaacTCTCTAGTTTTCTCAACCCATTTATTGAggaactgtcttttccccattgtgtattcttgtctccttttgttgtagattaattgacaagataagcatgggtttatatctgggtttttttatcctgttccattgatctatgtgtccatttttgttcctgtatcatattgttttgatcactacagctttgtagtatagcttgaaatgtGGTATTATCTCCCTAGTTTCTTATTCCAGGGAACAGACGTTAAAAGGTTAAACAATTTACCAAAGACCACATCTTTTGTGAATGGCAGAGCAGGAATTCCAGTCTCAATACCTCTGATTCTCTTTATCATCATTGATTGCATCCTCCTTCTCGACCTCATCATCATGATTGTCACCCCATTAGGAGGTATTACTTGTACctgaagaaaaatttgaaaggTATAAATGaatatagattaaaaattaaGCCCCTATCTTATCATAAGTATGTTCCCTTAAGGCAACTAATGTTAGCAATGtccttatgcttttttttttttcagagatagTCTATGGATATTGTTCAGTGAGAAAATCAAGATATTAAGACATTGACAAATTTTGCACAACAATGTCCTGTTTTAATATCTTGATTTTCTTACTGAACAATATATCTTGGGTATATGTATCTGAAAACAATCTGTAATActgcctctattttttttaaagattttatttattagagagagagagcttgagtgtggggatgggcagagggagagggagaagcagaatccccgatgagcagggagccccatttggggcatgttcccaggaccctgaggtcatgacttgagcccaaggcatatgcttaacccactgagcaagACAATAGACggccttattctttttaatggctgcctATGTTCCATTGTATGTTTGTGCCATCATTCAATTAACCAGCGTaatactgatggacatttagatctTCCAGACTTTCCAATCTTACGCTATTATAATCAATGCTACAACACATTTCCTCACGAATTCATAATTTAgcacatagaaaaaaatataactgtttatgtacatttgtaattttgataggcattgccAAATTTACACATTCCTGTCATTAGCATATGAACATGTCTGTTTCTACACTCTGCTAACATACTGTTTTAGTCTCTTAAGAACTCTTTTTGGTCTTTGTCAATCTGAAAGAGTAGAAGTGATATCACGTTGTAGTATTTAATACTTAAGGAATTGAACATGTGAAAAATAGCACAGATATGTAAAAGCATATGAGAGTGCATTGAACTCATACATTTAACTTAAAGAATAGCAAAGTAATAATCTCCTAATTTAAGGAGTACAACATTGCCAGTACCTTGGAAGCTCCCTGGGTATTCCTTCCCAGTCCGTgctctccctgtcctcccagagataaccacattcctgattttagttaatcatttccttgtttttcttgagTTTTATGA encodes the following:
- the LOC125283263 gene encoding olfactory receptor 2S2-like, whose product is MEKANWSSPMAGFILLGLSAYPRLEKIFFVLILLMYLVILLGNGVLILVTILDSRLHTPMYFFLGNLSFLDICYTTSSVPLILDSFLTPRKTISFSACAVQMFLSFAMAGTECVLLSMMAFDRYVAICNPLRYPVVMSKAAYVPMAVSSWAIGGTASVVHTSLTIQLPFCGDNVINHFTCEILALLKLACTDITINVISMGVTNVIFLGVPVLFISVSYVFIIATILRIPSAEGRRKAFSTCSAHFTVVVIFYGTLFFMYGKPKSKDALGADKEDLSDKLIPLFYGVVTPMLNPIIYSLRNKDVKAAVRNLVPQKCFTH